In a genomic window of Sphingomonas lutea:
- the hspQ gene encoding heat shock protein HspQ, with protein sequence MAQHIAIPSARFAIGDVVRHRIFDFRGVIFDVDPEFANSDEWYESIPEAIRPSKDQPFYHLLAENAETTYTAYVSQQNLVPDESDEPVDHPEIASMFNGLEGGRYQLRPEHRH encoded by the coding sequence ATGGCCCAGCATATCGCCATCCCTTCCGCCCGCTTCGCCATCGGCGATGTCGTGCGCCACCGCATCTTCGATTTCCGCGGCGTGATCTTCGACGTCGATCCCGAATTCGCCAACAGCGACGAATGGTACGAATCGATTCCCGAGGCGATCCGCCCGTCGAAGGACCAGCCCTTCTACCACCTGCTCGCCGAAAATGCGGAGACGACCTACACCGCTTACGTCAGCCAGCAGAACCTCGTTCCCGACGAAAGCGACGAGCCCGTCGATCACCCGGAAATTGCATCGATGTTCAACGGCCTTGAAGGCGGCCGTTACCAGCTCCGCCCCGAGCATCGGCACTAG
- the trpCF gene encoding bifunctional indole-3-glycerol-phosphate synthase TrpC/phosphoribosylanthranilate isomerase TrpF, whose protein sequence is MADVLDRILARKRTEVAARRRTIAPPPPSVRSLKTALARPDARFIMEVKPRSPSGHVARYSVEEASAAYAPVADAISVLTDSGDFGGSLDDIGRVREQFDGPILAKDFVIDAFQVPEARAAGADAVLAMLSVLDDSLASEVMAAARRLAMDVLVEVHDETEMARAIALGADIIGINNRDLKTLQTDLRVTERLAPLAPEGVLVVAESGIASRADVMRLSPLVDAFLVGSSLMAADDIGGAARSLIHGRVKICGLTREEDVEAVIRAGATHAGLILVPDTPRALSLDAARPLAMLARRGGLKTVGVFRDEESAQVIAAARALQLDAIQLHGRESAREIAQFRSCLPPSVEIWAVRGIDENMIEPPRNADRSLFDTRVGDRCGGSGIAFDWDRLRTDPELPGAFISGGLNAANIGGAAKLGAHGLDLSSGVESAPGIKDQAKLAGLFDALRPPARRAA, encoded by the coding sequence ATGGCTGACGTCCTCGACCGGATCCTTGCGCGCAAACGGACCGAAGTCGCGGCCCGGCGGCGGACGATCGCGCCGCCGCCACCATCGGTGCGCTCGCTCAAGACGGCGCTGGCCCGGCCCGACGCGCGCTTCATCATGGAGGTCAAGCCGCGATCCCCATCGGGCCATGTCGCCCGCTATTCGGTGGAGGAAGCAAGCGCCGCTTATGCGCCCGTCGCGGACGCCATCAGCGTGTTGACCGACAGCGGCGACTTTGGCGGGTCGCTCGACGACATCGGCCGGGTCCGGGAACAGTTCGATGGACCCATCCTGGCCAAGGATTTCGTGATCGACGCGTTCCAGGTGCCCGAAGCCCGCGCGGCGGGCGCGGACGCGGTGCTGGCGATGCTGTCGGTGCTCGACGACTCGCTGGCCAGCGAGGTGATGGCAGCAGCCCGGCGGCTGGCGATGGACGTGCTGGTCGAGGTCCACGACGAGACAGAAATGGCGCGCGCCATTGCCCTCGGCGCCGACATCATCGGGATCAACAACCGCGACCTCAAGACCCTGCAGACCGACCTCCGAGTTACCGAGCGGCTAGCGCCGCTGGCTCCGGAGGGCGTCCTGGTGGTCGCCGAATCAGGCATTGCCTCGCGAGCCGACGTGATGCGCCTGTCGCCGCTGGTCGATGCTTTCCTGGTCGGTTCCTCGCTGATGGCGGCCGATGACATCGGCGGCGCAGCGCGGTCGCTGATCCATGGTCGGGTCAAGATTTGCGGACTGACACGCGAGGAAGACGTCGAGGCGGTCATTCGGGCCGGCGCGACGCATGCCGGGCTGATCCTTGTGCCGGATACGCCGCGCGCGCTGTCGCTCGACGCCGCGCGGCCGCTAGCCATGCTCGCGCGGCGCGGCGGCCTGAAGACGGTCGGCGTGTTTCGGGATGAGGAGTCGGCCCAGGTGATCGCCGCCGCGCGCGCACTGCAGCTCGACGCCATCCAATTGCATGGACGCGAGTCTGCCCGCGAGATTGCGCAATTTCGGTCGTGCTTGCCGCCAAGTGTCGAAATCTGGGCGGTGCGGGGCATCGACGAGAATATGATCGAACCGCCCCGTAATGCCGATCGGAGCTTATTTGACACTCGGGTAGGAGACCGTTGCGGCGGATCGGGGATCGCCTTCGACTGGGACAGGCTGCGCACCGACCCCGAGCTTCCCGGCGCGTTCATTTCGGGAGGACTGAACGCTGCCAACATCGGCGGCGCGGCGAAGCTTGGCGCGCACGGCCTTGACCTGTCGTCGGGGGTCGAGTCGGCGCCGGGAATCAAAGATCAGGCCAAGCTCGCGGGATTGTTCGACGCCTTGCGGCCACCAGCGCGGAGGGCCGCATGA
- the trpB gene encoding tryptophan synthase subunit beta produces MKFDGRFGRFGGAYVPEILVPALEQLEAAFIEAQQDPGFAAELGDLLSTYAGRPTPLTRCRNLSRGKTRIYLKREDLLHGGAHKTNQVLAQALLARRMGKTRLIAETGAGQHGVATAIAGALFGLETCIYMGADDVERQQLNVFRMQLMGATVVPVTTGGRTLKDAVNEALRDWTASFETSHYLLGTVAGPHPFPLMVREYQRVIGKEAREQILGIEGRLPDAVIACVGGGSNAIGLFSDFIGDEKVALIGVEAAGKGLSGREHGATILKGRPGILHGAETLVLQDADGQIDDTWSVSAGLDYPAVGPEHAFLKESGRAEYVGVTDDQALAAFVALARGEGILGAFESCHALAHALQLARAGEDRIILVNLSGRGDKDVAQAQTLLGDRERNAA; encoded by the coding sequence ATGAAGTTCGACGGACGATTTGGGCGCTTTGGCGGGGCCTATGTGCCGGAAATATTGGTTCCCGCCCTGGAACAGCTGGAAGCCGCCTTTATCGAGGCGCAACAGGACCCTGGCTTCGCGGCCGAACTTGGCGATCTCTTGTCGACCTACGCCGGCCGGCCGACGCCGCTGACGCGCTGCCGCAATCTTTCGCGCGGGAAGACCCGCATTTACCTGAAGCGCGAGGATCTGCTTCACGGCGGCGCGCACAAGACCAATCAGGTGTTGGCACAGGCGCTCCTTGCGCGGCGGATGGGAAAGACCCGACTGATTGCCGAGACCGGAGCCGGCCAGCACGGGGTGGCGACTGCCATCGCCGGCGCCTTGTTCGGGCTCGAGACCTGCATCTACATGGGCGCGGACGATGTCGAGCGGCAGCAGCTCAACGTCTTTCGCATGCAGTTGATGGGCGCAACCGTCGTTCCCGTTACCACCGGGGGCCGGACGCTGAAGGACGCCGTCAACGAGGCGCTGCGCGATTGGACGGCATCGTTCGAGACCAGCCATTATCTGCTCGGGACCGTCGCCGGCCCGCATCCCTTTCCGCTGATGGTGCGCGAATATCAGAGGGTCATCGGCAAGGAAGCGCGCGAGCAGATTCTGGGGATCGAGGGGCGCCTGCCCGACGCGGTGATTGCCTGCGTCGGCGGCGGGTCGAACGCGATCGGCCTGTTCAGCGATTTCATCGGTGACGAAAAGGTGGCGCTGATCGGGGTCGAGGCCGCCGGCAAGGGCCTGTCCGGGCGCGAGCATGGCGCGACCATCCTGAAAGGCCGTCCGGGGATTTTGCACGGGGCCGAAACGCTGGTGCTGCAGGATGCCGACGGCCAGATCGACGACACATGGTCGGTGTCGGCGGGCCTCGACTATCCGGCCGTGGGACCGGAACATGCTTTCCTCAAGGAAAGCGGTCGCGCGGAATATGTCGGGGTGACCGACGATCAGGCGCTTGCGGCCTTCGTCGCGCTCGCGCGGGGGGAGGGCATCCTGGGGGCGTTCGAAAGCTGCCACGCCCTGGCGCATGCCCTGCAGCTGGCACGGGCCGGCGAGGATCGCATCATCCTGGTCAACCTGTCGGGACGCGGCGACAAGGATGTTGCGCAGGCCCAAACCCTGCTCGGCGATCGAGAAAGAAACGCAGCATGA
- the trpA gene encoding tryptophan synthase subunit alpha, protein MTSRYADMFGSRARDGEGALGIFTMLGDPDPGSCLACLDAIVAGGADMVEVGIPFSDPIADGPVIQAAAERALRAGVRTADCLEMIADFRQRHPTVPLGVLTYANLVVARGIDAFCQQLADAGGDSLLIADVPSIEVGPYAAAARRAALDLVMIAATNTPGATLQRIAAAGSGYTYCVARAGVTGADREVHFNGHPALFAALAAAGAPPPSWGSVSPRPTTFARRSIRARPG, encoded by the coding sequence ATGACAAGCCGCTACGCCGACATGTTCGGGAGCCGCGCGCGAGACGGTGAAGGCGCGCTCGGAATCTTCACCATGCTCGGCGATCCGGACCCGGGAAGCTGTCTGGCCTGTCTCGACGCGATCGTGGCCGGTGGGGCGGATATGGTCGAGGTCGGCATTCCGTTCAGCGACCCAATCGCCGATGGACCGGTGATCCAGGCCGCTGCCGAGCGCGCGCTGCGGGCGGGCGTACGTACCGCCGATTGCCTCGAAATGATCGCCGACTTCAGACAGCGGCATCCGACAGTGCCGCTGGGCGTCTTGACCTACGCGAACCTAGTCGTGGCGCGCGGCATCGACGCATTTTGCCAACAACTGGCGGACGCAGGCGGCGACAGCCTGTTGATCGCTGACGTTCCGAGCATCGAAGTCGGCCCTTATGCCGCGGCCGCCCGGCGGGCCGCGCTCGACCTAGTCATGATCGCTGCCACCAATACGCCCGGCGCAACGCTCCAGCGCATCGCTGCCGCAGGGTCAGGCTATACCTATTGTGTGGCGCGAGCCGGGGTGACCGGTGCCGACCGCGAAGTTCATTTCAATGGCCACCCCGCGCTCTTTGCAGCGCTTGCGGCGGCAGGGGCGCCGCCCCCGTCCTGGGGTTCGGTATCGCCACGCCCGACCACGTTCGCACGGCGATCGATTCGGGCGCGGCCGGGGTGA
- a CDS encoding arylesterase: MIAARYVMLLLPLQLTIACSKPAQAPPVEQANTSVEGATTAAPVGDERLVLALGDSLYAGYGVDQNESFPSVLEQALEARGVRARVVNAGVSGDTSAGGRARLAFTLDGLDRKPDLVIVGLGANDALRGLDPAGTRRNLDAVLAELQKRGIPVLLTGMMAPRSLGDAYVRSFDSIYPDLARKYGATLDPFFMDGIITDPKLLLADGLHPNPAGIRRMAERVAPLAQKALQPPKAG, from the coding sequence ATGATTGCCGCGCGATATGTGATGCTCTTGCTGCCGCTTCAATTGACGATCGCCTGTTCGAAGCCGGCGCAGGCGCCGCCGGTCGAACAGGCAAACACGTCTGTCGAGGGGGCGACAACCGCCGCCCCGGTCGGTGATGAGCGGCTCGTGCTGGCCTTGGGCGACAGCCTCTACGCCGGTTACGGCGTCGACCAGAACGAAAGCTTTCCATCCGTTCTCGAACAAGCGCTGGAAGCGCGCGGCGTTCGCGCCCGGGTGGTCAATGCCGGCGTCTCAGGCGACACCAGCGCGGGCGGCCGAGCGCGCCTGGCTTTCACGCTCGACGGGCTGGACCGGAAGCCCGACCTGGTCATCGTCGGTCTTGGCGCCAACGATGCCCTGCGCGGGCTCGACCCCGCCGGAACGCGCCGCAATCTCGACGCCGTTCTGGCCGAGCTTCAGAAGCGCGGCATCCCCGTCCTGCTCACCGGCATGATGGCCCCGCGCAGCCTGGGCGATGCCTATGTCCGCAGCTTCGACAGCATCTACCCCGACCTCGCCAGAAAATATGGGGCGACGCTCGACCCCTTCTTCATGGACGGGATCATCACCGATCCCAAGCTGCTGCTGGCCGACGGCCTCCATCCCAATCCCGCGGGGATCAGGCGCATGGCCGAACGCGTTGCCCCGCTGGCCCAGAAAGCGTTGCAGCCGCCAAAGGCCGGGTAG
- a CDS encoding ABC transporter ATP-binding protein: MNVEAAVADIVIAARDVTLSFGKGETRTDVLRGIDLTIKRGESVAVLGPSGSGKSSLMAVISGLERASGGRVSVAGIDLAGLDEDALARARRGNIGIVLQSFHLLPTMTALENVAVPMELDGADDAFERAKAELTAVGLAHRLDHYPAQLSGGEQQRVAIARAVAARPQILFADEPTGNLDGETGAAIIDLLFARQREVGATLMIITHDPSLAARCGRVLEVQDGRIAVDRRA, encoded by the coding sequence ATGAATGTCGAGGCGGCGGTTGCCGATATCGTGATCGCCGCGCGCGATGTCACCCTGTCTTTCGGCAAAGGCGAGACGCGGACCGACGTGCTGCGCGGGATCGACCTTACCATCAAACGCGGCGAAAGCGTCGCGGTGCTGGGGCCGTCGGGATCGGGCAAATCGTCGCTGATGGCGGTCATTTCCGGGTTGGAGCGCGCGAGCGGTGGGCGGGTCAGCGTCGCCGGGATCGACTTGGCGGGCCTCGACGAAGATGCGTTGGCGCGGGCGCGGCGCGGAAACATCGGGATCGTGCTTCAGTCGTTCCACCTGCTGCCGACGATGACCGCACTCGAGAATGTCGCGGTGCCGATGGAGCTCGACGGCGCCGACGACGCCTTTGAGCGTGCCAAGGCAGAATTGACGGCGGTCGGGCTGGCCCACCGCCTCGACCATTATCCGGCGCAACTGTCGGGCGGCGAGCAGCAGCGCGTGGCCATCGCCCGCGCCGTCGCGGCGCGTCCGCAAATCCTGTTCGCGGATGAACCGACCGGCAATCTGGACGGCGAGACCGGCGCCGCGATCATCGACCTGCTGTTTGCCCGCCAGCGCGAAGTCGGCGCGACCCTGATGATCATCACGCACGATCCGTCGCTGGCCGCGCGGTGCGGGCGGGTCCTGGAAGTGCAGGACGGGCGCATCGCGGTCGATCGGCGCGCATGA
- a CDS encoding heme lyase CcmF/NrfE family subunit: MLAEAGLAALWLAAALAAFQLILAGAGVARGSGEAMAAVRPVAIVQGLLAALAMAILILLFLRSDMSVLLVATNSHSAKPWLYKFAGAWGNHEGSMLLWVTVLGLAGAAVAMLEQRLKQPTLIATLGAQAAIALGFYAFLLFSSNPFARLNPAPIEGNGLNPLLQDPGLAFHPPTLYFGYVGISIAFSFAVGAMITRDVGPAFARAMRPWILAAWIFLTLGIAAGSYWAYYELGWGGWWFWDPVENASLMPWLAATALLHSVTVLATRDGLRAWTVLLAVVAFSMSMVGTFLVRSGILTSVHAFAVDPERGTFILALLLIYIGGALLLFALRAGTIREGATFELVSREGALVMNNLLLSVILGVVLVGTLYPIAAAALGVQLSVGPPFFDKTAGPIALVLVALMALGPLLRWRRDDAGAAVRRAAVPIGVSAATLAALLMLAPGIRLLPLLGLVFAAGVAVASVAPLWGRNLRRTPLFTYGMVVAHFGIAVALAGMASDSAFTKETLVAPRPGETHRVGPYRVTFEGVFPAVGENWSALEARLRVQRGDGDAFILRPQSRFFSSPPMVTSESKISTAVDGQLYTVLGQQDGSGRWQLRLWWKPFVTLIWLGGFLVALGGALSLIGRVRRDRRGVVRA, from the coding sequence ATGTTGGCTGAGGCCGGGCTCGCCGCGCTATGGCTGGCGGCGGCGCTGGCCGCGTTCCAGTTGATCCTGGCCGGCGCGGGGGTTGCGCGCGGGAGCGGTGAGGCGATGGCCGCCGTGCGACCCGTCGCCATCGTCCAGGGCCTGCTTGCCGCGTTGGCGATGGCGATCCTGATCCTCCTGTTCCTGCGCAGTGACATGAGCGTCCTTCTGGTCGCGACCAACAGCCATTCGGCCAAGCCGTGGCTGTACAAGTTCGCCGGCGCGTGGGGGAATCACGAAGGGTCGATGCTGCTGTGGGTGACCGTCCTCGGCCTCGCCGGCGCGGCGGTCGCCATGCTCGAACAGCGGCTGAAGCAGCCGACATTGATCGCCACGCTGGGCGCGCAGGCGGCGATTGCACTCGGTTTCTACGCCTTCCTGCTGTTTTCCTCCAACCCGTTTGCGCGGCTCAATCCCGCGCCGATCGAGGGCAATGGGCTGAACCCGCTGCTGCAGGACCCCGGCCTCGCCTTCCATCCGCCGACGCTCTATTTCGGCTATGTCGGCATCTCGATCGCATTTTCCTTCGCGGTGGGGGCGATGATCACGCGCGACGTCGGCCCGGCGTTCGCGCGGGCGATGCGGCCGTGGATCCTCGCCGCGTGGATCTTCCTCACGCTCGGAATCGCGGCGGGCAGCTACTGGGCTTATTATGAGCTGGGGTGGGGCGGCTGGTGGTTCTGGGACCCGGTCGAAAATGCCTCGCTCATGCCGTGGCTGGCGGCGACGGCCTTGCTCCATTCGGTGACGGTGCTGGCGACGCGCGACGGGTTGCGGGCGTGGACCGTGCTGCTCGCGGTGGTCGCCTTTTCGATGTCGATGGTCGGCACCTTCCTGGTGCGGTCGGGCATCCTGACATCCGTCCATGCCTTTGCCGTCGATCCGGAGCGCGGCACCTTCATCCTTGCATTGCTGCTGATCTACATCGGCGGCGCGCTGCTGCTATTCGCGCTGCGCGCCGGGACGATCCGCGAAGGCGCAACGTTCGAACTCGTCAGTCGCGAAGGCGCGCTGGTGATGAACAATTTGCTGCTGTCGGTGATCCTTGGCGTGGTGCTGGTGGGGACGCTCTACCCGATCGCCGCCGCCGCACTTGGCGTGCAATTGTCGGTTGGGCCGCCGTTCTTCGACAAGACCGCAGGGCCGATTGCGCTCGTGCTCGTCGCGCTGATGGCGCTTGGGCCGCTGCTGCGCTGGCGGCGGGACGATGCCGGCGCGGCGGTCAGGCGCGCGGCAGTGCCGATCGGCGTCAGCGCCGCGACGCTGGCCGCCTTGCTCATGCTCGCGCCCGGCATTCGCTTGCTGCCATTGCTTGGACTGGTCTTCGCAGCGGGCGTCGCGGTGGCGAGCGTGGCGCCGCTGTGGGGCCGCAACCTCCGGCGCACGCCGCTGTTCACCTACGGCATGGTCGTCGCGCATTTCGGGATTGCCGTGGCACTGGCGGGGATGGCGTCGGACAGCGCCTTTACCAAAGAGACGCTGGTCGCCCCGCGCCCCGGCGAAACGCATCGCGTCGGCCCGTATCGCGTGACCTTCGAGGGCGTCTTTCCAGCAGTCGGTGAAAATTGGTCGGCGCTGGAAGCGCGCCTCCGGGTCCAGCGCGGCGACGGGGACGCTTTCATCCTGCGCCCGCAATCGCGCTTCTTTTCGAGCCCGCCGATGGTCACCAGCGAATCCAAAATTTCGACGGCGGTCGATGGCCAGCTGTACACCGTCCTCGGCCAGCAGGACGGATCGGGCCGGTGGCAGCTGCGCTTGTGGTGGAAGCCGTTCGTCACATTGATCTGGCTGGGCGGGTTCCTCGTCGCGCTGGGCGGCGCGCTGTCGCTGATCGGGCGCGTGCGGCGGGACCGGCGCGGAGTGGTGCGGGCATGA
- a CDS encoding redoxin family protein, with protein MKRALLWLPAVAFVGLIALLASGLFTPADRTVRSALIGQPLPQFALPPIVAGMPGLASSDFGKGEPRLINVFASWCAPCITEAPVLMQLKQAGVKIDGVAVRDTAPALERFLERNGNPFERIGSDVNSRLQFALGSSGVPESFVIDARGRIALQHVGDIKAEDVPAILAAIRDAR; from the coding sequence ATGAAGCGCGCACTTCTGTGGCTGCCCGCGGTGGCGTTCGTCGGGCTCATTGCCCTGCTTGCCAGCGGCCTGTTCACGCCCGCCGACCGGACGGTCCGTTCGGCATTGATCGGCCAGCCGCTGCCGCAATTCGCCTTGCCGCCGATCGTCGCGGGAATGCCGGGCCTGGCGAGCAGCGACTTCGGCAAGGGCGAGCCGCGGCTGATCAACGTCTTTGCCAGCTGGTGCGCGCCATGCATCACCGAAGCGCCGGTACTGATGCAGCTTAAGCAGGCCGGCGTGAAGATCGACGGCGTCGCCGTCCGCGACACCGCGCCCGCGCTGGAGCGGTTCCTCGAGCGCAACGGCAATCCGTTCGAGCGCATCGGCAGCGACGTCAATTCGCGGCTGCAATTCGCGCTCGGGTCGTCGGGCGTGCCCGAAAGCTTCGTGATCGACGCGCGCGGGCGGATCGCGCTGCAGCATGTCGGCGATATTAAGGCCGAAGACGTCCCGGCGATCCTCGCCGCGATCCGGGACGCAAGATGA
- a CDS encoding cytochrome c-type biogenesis protein — translation MPPAADADRQLADPKQEADAKRLMETLRCLVCQGQSIADSDAEMAGDMRALVRQRIAAGESPAQVRQWLIERYGAYVTYDPPMTSSTAPLWLAPLVLLAIGGLVAARSFKRRRR, via the coding sequence TTGCCGCCGGCCGCGGACGCCGACCGCCAGCTCGCCGACCCGAAGCAGGAGGCGGATGCCAAGCGGTTGATGGAGACTTTGCGCTGCCTGGTCTGCCAGGGCCAGTCGATCGCCGACAGCGACGCGGAGATGGCGGGCGACATGCGTGCGCTGGTGCGCCAGCGGATCGCGGCGGGCGAAAGCCCGGCGCAGGTACGGCAATGGCTGATCGAACGCTACGGCGCCTATGTCACCTACGATCCGCCGATGACGTCGAGCACCGCGCCGTTGTGGCTTGCGCCATTGGTGCTGCTGGCGATCGGCGGGCTGGTCGCTGCGCGCAGCTTCAAGCGAAGGCGCCGCTGA
- a CDS encoding tetratricopeptide repeat protein produces MGWLWLFVIGAAALLALRMLGIRRAWLQLSAAALLIGGVGYAFQHNASLAGQPAQARAKATGLDPGLVAFRAAIMPADAGNRVALSAADFRLGNGDVTGASQVLLDAIRRRPDDAALWTRLGSVIAEHDGGQVSPAAQFAFRRAAALAPQAPGPPFFLGLALVQSGDLAAAREAWARTFALTPAVAPYRVALAERIALIDRVLASKASNSPPP; encoded by the coding sequence ATGGGCTGGCTGTGGCTGTTCGTGATCGGCGCCGCGGCGCTGCTTGCGCTGCGCATGCTGGGCATCCGTCGCGCGTGGCTGCAGCTCAGCGCGGCGGCGTTGCTGATTGGCGGGGTCGGCTATGCGTTTCAGCATAATGCGTCGCTGGCCGGGCAGCCGGCGCAGGCGCGCGCCAAGGCAACCGGCCTCGATCCCGGACTTGTCGCTTTCCGCGCCGCGATCATGCCGGCCGATGCAGGCAATCGCGTGGCATTGAGCGCGGCGGACTTCCGGCTCGGCAATGGCGACGTGACCGGCGCGTCGCAGGTGCTGCTCGATGCCATCCGCCGGCGCCCGGACGACGCCGCCTTATGGACCCGGCTCGGCTCGGTGATCGCCGAACATGACGGGGGACAAGTTTCACCGGCTGCGCAATTTGCGTTTCGTCGGGCGGCCGCGCTGGCGCCGCAAGCGCCGGGTCCGCCCTTCTTCCTCGGCTTGGCTTTAGTGCAGAGCGGCGATCTCGCTGCGGCCAGGGAGGCATGGGCAAGGACGTTTGCACTAACGCCGGCGGTCGCCCCTTATCGTGTAGCGCTTGCCGAACGCATCGCGCTGATTGATCGCGTGCTTGCGTCGAAGGCGTCGAACAGCCCCCCGCCCTGA